A region from the Francisella orientalis FNO12 genome encodes:
- the lolA gene encoding outer membrane lipoprotein chaperone LolA, which produces MKKIVLLVTLIFSIDYSFANASDDLINKIKNIHSMSASFDQKLINGGRATDNISSKGYMSLKKPKFFRWITTSPNNQEIISNGSKLWIYDGDLEQVIIKKVSNNISQFPYLILLSKNTDNINKLFTVRELDKNTYLLKPKNDQMIDSIQIKFSDNENLEYLAISTSLNQFTKISFSDVKTDIDIDNTKFNFDIPKDTDVIDETKD; this is translated from the coding sequence ATGAAAAAAATAGTTTTACTCGTTACTCTTATATTTAGCATCGACTATAGTTTTGCTAATGCTAGTGATGATCTTATAAATAAAATCAAAAACATTCACTCAATGAGCGCAAGCTTTGATCAAAAACTCATTAATGGTGGAAGAGCTACTGATAATATTAGCTCAAAAGGCTATATGAGTTTAAAAAAGCCTAAGTTCTTTAGATGGATAACTACTTCTCCTAATAATCAAGAAATCATCTCAAATGGATCAAAGCTTTGGATATATGATGGCGACTTAGAACAAGTCATCATAAAAAAAGTATCTAACAATATCTCACAATTCCCTTATCTCATTTTGCTTTCTAAAAACACCGACAATATAAATAAACTATTTACTGTTAGAGAACTAGATAAGAACACATACCTACTAAAACCCAAGAATGATCAAATGATTGATAGTATACAAATTAAATTCTCTGATAATGAAAATCTTGAATACCTAGCGATATCTACTTCTTTAAATCAATTTACTAAAATCTCTTTCTCAGATGTGAAAACTGATATTGACATAGATAATACTAAATTTAATTTTGACATTCCTAAAGATACTGATGTAATTGATGAAACTAAAGATTGA